Proteins encoded in a region of the Oscarella lobularis chromosome 5, ooOscLobu1.1, whole genome shotgun sequence genome:
- the LOC136187152 gene encoding scavenger receptor cysteine-rich domain superfamily protein-like, with the protein MKGKEDSGVYVARCRQLHVVSWLGLFISLVVGIATVYCIVSIVEMKQSLHQLKQSKEQLESEMNLLKSDHRDLMQLIRDEMPQSMPLPPDQIISNKKRFSRHTTGDPVVSGFVTYILQEVAKRCQPGEFCAAGQKGEQGPSGLQGPKGDKGDRGDEGARGPEGPRGSMGRRGRRGPKGECIYPVAAGPQMRLVGGSTEWEGRVELLRNGVWGTICDNDWDIADATVACRQMNRGYSGAIAATSGAHFGEGSGAIWMDGLRCSGTEFDLSECSFDGWGIHQCNHSQDVGVVCTGDIRLVGGLRPEEGRVEVLRNGEWGTVCDKGWGLRDAHVACRQLGFHGAKQTGRASEPGSNSIWMSNVTCAGVENRLDECTFSGWGVRERVCTHENDVAITCFAEGTRLVGGSAAEEGRVEVLLRGVWHAVCDDNWDMNDAQVVCRQLGYEKAKEYFSASFPDDLQIEQSTLENIQCTGDESDFVDCSFIVQEERYCGRQAGVTCVSDIRLVGGMRANEGIIEVKYRDVWGRLCSRGWDLNDAHVACRQLGYYRAVSYNTTELSGETVLMDKLACNGTEPNLADCEFGGWGKDDCLNHHRIATVVCAENIRLVDGRTPNSGSIEILHNGTWKAICENTWNKHNAYVGDVACQQLGYYRAKSSKIIETSQEVLSSGFLCHENDTELDSCAQDSCHSSSRSIAVECVSNLRLVGGSVPEEGRIEILHKGQWGTICDDNWDIEDATVACLELGYGPAKRYRSYSYYGSGTGPIWMEEIACTGKESSLADCRFPGWGIHRCSHDEDAGIVCSKSRIRLVGGSHSSEGRVEIFYNGSWGGVCDSNWDSKAADVVCRELGIFVKGPIATRGTFGTALQLLWMNDVTCSGDEATLRRCRFSSWTKGRCSSSSYVAGVICKESIRLVGGSGPHEGRVEVYYNNQWGRVCQRYWDLNDAHVVCRQLGFTRAQRYTTGSTFGSTSITMWMDEVRCNGNEKQLQDCSFRGWGISDWSCRSYQYNAGVVCE; encoded by the coding sequence atgaaAGGAAAGGAGGACTCTGGTGTGTACGTCGCCCGCTGCCGCCAATTGCACGTTGTCTCGTGGTTGGGTCTATTCATATCCCTCGTGGTTGGAATAGCAACGGTGTACTGCATTGTCTCTATCGTCGAGATGAAGCAGAGTTTGCACCAACTGAAACAAAGCAAAGAGCAGCTCGAATCTGAGATGAATCTCTTGAAAAGTGACCACCGCGACTTGATGCAACTCATCAGGGACGAAATGCCCCAGTCGATGCCCCTCCCTCCCGATCAGATCATTTCAAacaagaaacgattttcccGACATACTACTGGTGATCCAGTCGTCAGTGGTTTTGTTACCTACATTCTGCAGGAAGTAGCTAAACGCTGTCAACCCGGCGAATTCTGCGCTGCCGGGCAGAAGGGAGAACAAGGTCCTAGCGGTCTTCAAGGACCGAAAGGCGACAAGGGCGATCGCGGAGACGAGGGTGCGAGAGGACCAGAAGGTCCCAGAGGATCAATGGGTAGACGGGGCCGAAGGGGGCCAAAAGGCGAATGCATATATCCAGTCGCAGCGGGGCCTCAAATGCGACTGGTCGGTGGCTCGACAGAATGGGAAGGTCGAGTTGAACTCCTTCGAAACGGTGTCTGGGGAACGATTTGCGACAATGACTGGGATATCGCCGACGCCACTGTCGCCTGTCGTCAGATGAATCGCGGCTACAGCGGTGCAATTGCTGCCACGAGCGGCGCTCATTTCGGCGAGGGTTCGGGAGCGATCTGGATGGACGGTTTGCGCTGCAGCGGCACCGAATTCGACTTGTCCGAGTGTTCGTTCGACGGATGGGGAATTCACCAGTGCAATCACAGTCAAGACGTGGGTGTCGTCTGCACGGGAGACATTCGACTTGTCGGCGGACTGCGTCCCGAGGAGGGTAGAGTCGAGGTTCTTCGCAACGGAGAATGGGGCACAGTATGCGACAAAGGCTGGGGTTTACGTGACGCGCACGTGGCGTGCAGGCAGTTGGGATTCCACGGAGCTAAACAGACGGGACGCGCTTCTGAGCCGGGCAGCAATAGTATTTGGATGAGCAATGTCACCTGCGCAGGCGTCGAAAATCGACTGGACGAATGTACGTTTTCGGGCTGGGGTGTCCGCGAACGTGTTTGCACTCATGAAAACGACGTGGCGATCACTTGCTTCGCTGAAGGCACTCGGCTCGTAGGAGGCTCTGCAGCTGAAGAGGGTCGCGTTGAAGTGCTGCTTAGAGGTGTTTGGCACGCCGTTTGCGACGATAATTGGGATATGAATGACGCTCAAGTCGTCTGCCGGCAGCTTGGATATGAAAAAGCCAAGGAGTATTTCAGCGCTTCGTTTCCAGATGATCTACAAATAGAACAGTCGACATTAGAAAATATTCAGTGTACAGGAGACGAGTCCGATTTTGTTGACTGCTCTTTTATCGTACAAGAGGAACGCTACTGCGGTCGTCAGGCAGGAGTGACCTGCGTTTCAGACATTCGATTAGTTGGTGGGATGAGAGCGAATGAAGGAATCATTGAGGTGAAGTATAGAGACGTCTGGGGTAGACTGTGCAGTCGGGGCTGGGACTTGAACGATGCGCATGTTGCCTGCCGGCAGTTGGGGTACTATCGCGCCGTGTCTTACAACACTACTGAACTATCAGGTGAAACAGTGCTAATGGACAAGCTGGCCTGCAATGGAACTGAGCCAAATCTTGCAGACTGTGAGTTTGGTGGCTGGGGAAAAGACGACTGTTTGAATCACCATCGCATTGCCACTGTCGTGTGTGCTGAAAACATTCGCCTCGTCGATGGGCGTACTCCAAATAGTGGCAGTATTGAAATCCTTCACAATGGAACTTGGAAAGCCATTTGTGAAAATACATGGAATAAGCACAATGCCTACGTTGGTGACGTTGCTTGCCAACAGCTGGGATATTACAGAGCAAAGAGCTCAAAGATCATCGAGACCTCACAAGAGGTATTGTCATCAGGCTTTCTGTGTCACGAGAACGACACGGAATTGGACAGCTGCGCCCAAGACAGTTGTCATTCCTCCAGTCGTAGTATTGCTGTTGAATGCGTTTCTAATCTGCGTCTCGTTGGAGGCTCCGTTCCAGAAGAAGGACGAATTGAGATCCTACACAAAGGACAGTGGGGTACAATTTGCGACGACAACTGGGACATAGAAGATGCTACTGTCGCGTGTCTGGAATTAGGCTATGGGCCAGCCAAGAGATACCGAAGTTACTCGTATTATGGAAGTGGAACGGGACCTATCTGGATGGAAGAAATTGCGTGTACAGGAAAAGAGAGCAGCCTTGCGGACTGCCGTTTTCCTGGTTGGGGGATACATCGCTGTTCtcacgacgaagacgcgggAATCGTGTGCAGCAAATCGCGAATCAGGCTTGTTGGCGGCAGTCATTCAAGCGAGGGCcgagttgagattttctATAACGGATCATGGGGAGGCGTGTGTGACAGTAACTGGGATTCAAAAGCTGCAGACGTCGTGTGCAGAGAACTCGGGATTTTTGTGAAGGGTCCCATTGCGACTAGAGGGACTTTTGGCACAGCGCTGCAGTTATTGTGGATGAATGACGTGACATGTAGTGGGGACGAGGCAACTCTTAGGCGCTGTCGATTCTCGTCCTGGACAAAAGGAAGATGCAGCAGTTCCAGTTACGTCGCCGGAGTTATCTGCAAAGAAAGTATAAGACTTGTTGGTGGGTCTGGCCCCCATGAAGGTCGCGTTGAAGTGTATTACAACAACCAGTGGGGAAGAGTTTGTCAACGCTATTGGGATCTGAATGACGCCCACGTCGTTTGTCGACAATTGGGTTTTACAAGGGCTCAAAGGTATACAACAGGATCAACGTTTGGTAGCACTTCCATTACAATGTGGATGGACGAAGTGCGGTGCAATGGAAATGAAAAACAATTACAAGATTGCTCTTTCCGGGGTTGGGGAATTTCCGATTGGAGCTGCCGTAGTTATCAATACAACGCTGGTGTTGTTTGCGAGTAG
- the LOC136187183 gene encoding protein-tyrosine sulfotransferase 1-like, giving the protein MLSLRFVAFLLLALCVWLTTTMWLFAFPAFTRCSDANRIYPRAASALEAAAAAAIRHNLTVTRDSPLIFVGGVPRSGTTLLRVMLDAHPDVRCGEETRIIPRLLFMKARWFADARERDRLNSAGVSENVVDDALAAFLLEVIAKHGEPARRLCNKDPLALKSIDYLSRVFPNAKFVMMYRDGRAVANSIVTRKVRIQGVNVDSFASALEFWNRAGTTMNDLCRKKPTVCYPLRYEDLVIYPKREMIRLLEFLDVRWNDTVLHHEKSIGQRGGASLSKLEPSFTQVQEPVHTRAVNSWRDSVPKGMTEAQMIYIAPLLKTLGYVF; this is encoded by the exons ATGCTTTCGCTGCGCTTCGTGGcattcctcctcctcgcgCTGTGTGTGTGGCTCACAACAACTATGTGGTTGTTCGCCTTTCCTGCCTTCACGCGCTGCAGCGACGCGAATCGCATCTATCCCCGAGCAGCAAGCGCACTAGAagcagcggcggcagcagcaaTTCGACACAATCTAACCGTAACACGCGACTCTCCTCTCAtattcgtcggcggcgttccGCGCAGCGGCACGACGCTTCTTCGCGTGATGCTAGACGCGCATCCGGACGTACGCTGCGGCGAAGAAACGCGAATCATACCGCGTCTCCTCTTCATGAAGGCACGCTGGTTCGCCgacgcgcgcgaacgcgatcgTCTAAACAGCGCCGGCGTGtcggaaaacgtcgtcgacgacgcacTGGCCGCTTTTCTCTTAGAAGTAATCGCGAAACACGGCGAACCGGCGCGTCGCCTGTGCAACAAGGATCCGCTCGCCTTGAAATCGATCGACTACTTGAGTCGCGTCTTTCCTAATGCGAAGTTCGTCATGATGTATCGGGACGgtcgcgccgtcgcgaaTTCTATTGTCACGCGAAAGGTTCGAATACAGGGCGTCAATGTCGACTCGTTCGCGAGTGCGCTCGAGTTTTGGAATCGGGCTGGGACGACGATGAATGATTTGTGTCGAAAAAAGCCAACCGTCTGCTATCCGCTTCGCTACGAGGATTTGGTTATTTATCCCAAGAGGGAGATGATTCGTCTGTTGGAGTTCTTGGATGTGCGATGGAACGATACGGTTTTGCATCACGAGAAGTCGATTGGGCAGCGAGGAGGAGCGTCCTTGTCCAA ATTGGAGCCCTCATTTACTCAAGTGCAAGAGCCTGTTCATACGCGTGCTGTTAATAGTTGGCGAGATTCAGTACCGAAGGGTATGACTGAAGCTCAAATGATATACATAGCTCCGTTGTTGAAGACCTTAGGTTACGTTTTCTAG
- the LOC136187172 gene encoding uncharacterized protein, translating into MAEIAAAFVALSCARGSVSACIRAIDLLLECRRDVESLPVGNVLRRLIQLDGVPSEPLCLPSGTHVASWSFDDRLDNDGNAKASATAGTGNICQRRVACDGTFLYISGSNGSGLVRIGTGLHGTLREVCYPLRYEDLVIYPKREVIRLLEFLDVRWNDTVLHHEKSIGQQGGASLSKLEPSFTQVQEPVHTRAVNSWRDSVPKGMTETQMIYIAPLLKTLGYVF; encoded by the exons ATGGCCGAAATTGCCGCCGCTTTTGTCGCCTTGTCGTGTGCGAG GGGTTCTGTGTCGGCTTGTATTCGGGCTATTGACTTATTACTCGAgtgtcgacgcgacgtcgagagtTTGCCCGTCGGAAATGTTCTACGACGATTGATTCAATTGGACGGCGTGCCGTCGGAGCCGCTCTGTCTTCCCTCCGGCACTCACGTGGCCAGTTGGTCGTTTGACGATCGTCTTGACAACGACGGCAATGCGAAAGCATCTGCAACAGCCGGAACAG GAAATATCTGTCAGCGTCGCGTTGCCTGCGACGGGACATTTCTTTACATTTCGGGTAGTAATGGTTCAGGTTTAGTTAGAATTGGGACCGGATTGCACGGAACCTTGAG AGAGGTCTGCTATCCGCTTCGCTACGAGGATTTGGTTATTTATCCCAAGAGGGAGGTGATTCGTCTGTTGGAGTTCTTGGATGTGCGATGGAACGATACGGTTTTGCATCACGAGAAGTCGATTGGGCAGCAAGGAGGAGCGTCCTTGTCCAA ATTGGAGCCCTCATTTACTCAAGTGCAAGAGCCTGTTCATACGCGTGCTGTTAATAGTTGGCGAGATTCAGTACCGAAGGGTATGACTGAAACTCAAATGATATACATAGCTCCGTTGTTGAAGACCTTAGGTTACGTTTTCTAG